GGTCCAGACCGGTTCCTGCGGGAGCTGCAGGGGCTGTCCCGCCGGGAGGCGGCCGTGGCCTGCTGGCAGCGTGAGCACAACGCATTCGCCTCCGTGCTCTCGGGGCCTGACACCTGCCTGCAGCTGCAGCGCTGCGCTGATGGAGGGGTTCAGTTGCTGAAGCCGCCGGCGATGGCGGCCATGGCCCTGAGCCGCCGGCAACCGTTGCTGCAGCTGCTGGCCATGGCCGAGGCGCTGGGCTTGCCGGCACAGGGGCAAACCCTGGGGTTGCAGCTGCATGATGAACAGCCCCGCCACGCCCGCCTGCTGCATTTCGATGCGGCGTTCGCCCGCAGTGCTCCATCGTTCGGTGGGGTTCCCGATCCCTACTGCCTGGCAAGCCGCGGCTTTCTGCTCCTGCGCCAGGCCTGGCGGCACACACCCTTGCCTCCCTGGTCCCAGCGCCACGACCGGGTGATCTGGCGGGGCAGCAGCACCGGTCTGCCCGCGCTTGATCGCCACCGGCTGCTCCAGCTGCCGCGCTACCGGCTCTGCCGCCGCTTGCAGCAGCTCGAGGGCTGTGATGCCCGCTTCACCGCCGTGGTGCAGGCGGCCTCCAGCCAGGCCGATCACGACCTGCGCCAGGAGTTGCAAGCAGACGGTTTGCTGACGGAACGCCTGGCTCCTGAGCAGCTGGCCGCTCACCGCTGGCTGCTCGACATCGATGGCAATGTCAATTCCTGGGGTTTGCTCTGGAAGCTCCTCAGCGGCAGCTGTGTGCTGCGGGTGCAGAGCGCTCGCGGCCAGTGGTTTCATCACCGGCTTCGCGCCTATGAACATCTGGTGCCCATCCGCGCCGATCTCTCGGATCTCGAGGTCTGCATCGATTGGTGCCGCAGCCATCCCCGCGCTTGCGCCGCCATTGCCGCCGCCGGGCAGCGTCTGGCGATTCAGGTGCTGGAGGAGCTCGGTGCCGATCTGCTCACTGCCCTGCGTTGGGCGGCGGCGGCTCCAGCTGCTTGAGACGGTGGAGCAGCTCCTGGGCCACGTCGGACCAGCTGCGGAAATGGCGTTGCTCCAGCTCGTGCTCCAGCTGGCCGCGGCGCTGCGGATCCGTGAGTAACCGCATCAGGCCGGCGGCCAGGGATGGCCACTGCTGGGGATCAACCGTTTCGCACCCTCCGCCTGCAGCCCGCTCCCCCAGGGCTCCGCTGCCGCTGCAGACACACGGTCGCCGATGCCAGAGGCTCTCGGCAACGGGCAGTCCGAACCCTTCCTCCAAGGAGGGGAAGACGGTGAAGTCACAGTGTTCATAGAGCGCCAGCAGCTGGGCGTCCGTCACCCGATCGAACCAGCGCAGGGGCAGGCCGCGTTGCAGGCTGCGATCGAGCAGGCGCTGAATCGCCGGTTCTGCCGGCCAGCCCACCAAGGTGAGCCTCCAATGCCGCACTCCTTGGCTGTGTAGCCAGGCCAGGGCTTTCAGCAGGCCTGCATGATTCTTGCGGGGCTCCAGGGTGCTCACACAGAGAAGCTCCAGGGGCGCTGAGGCCGGTTTGCGGGTGATCGGCGCCGAACGTTCCGCTCCAAACCGTTCTGCCAGCACCAGGGTGTGCAGATGGCTGGCAGGTTTCCCCCCGTTCTGCTCTAGGAAATCGCTGAGCTCGTGGTGGCTTTGCTGCGAATTGCAGAACACCACCCGAGCCTGTCCCAGTTGGTGCATGAAGGCCCCATGCTCGGCCGCGACCCGTTGGGCTGCTGGCCCGTAAAGCTGCGACTGCCGGAGGGGAATGGCGTCGTGAAACAGCCAGGCGTCTGCCAGCGGCAAGGGCCGGCAGGCCTTCAGCAAGGCCTCGCGGCTGGGGTTGTTCGCGCCCCGTACCAGTTCTGTCACCAGCAGCCACTGTGGCGGTGGCGTCTCGGTGGTCCAGCGGCTCCAGCTGGTCACCTCCGGGCCGTTCCAGGCGGCCAGATGCTTCAGAGCAGCGGGTCCGGGTTCCGCCAGCCGTTGGCTGTTGCGGTTCCAGATCACCGGAATCAGCGGCTGGCCAGCATGGATCAAAGCCCTGGCGATCGAGCGCACGCAGCGTTGGATGCCGCTGTTGTGGGGAAACCGGCAGGTGTGATCCACGTAGTAGAGGATCGGCCTCACGCTTGCGGCCCTCATCGGCTGGTGAGTGAACGGGGCTTGTCGTTGGCGCCCAGCACCAGGGGGGGCACGCACACGTGGGCGGCGATCTGCGGGTAAAGGCTGTTCAGCTGCCCGTCGAGGCTGAAGCATGGGCGCGACGGCAGGTCTGGAGCCTCGATGGGCAGGGTGCGCAGGGGCAGACTCCAGCTGAGCAGGCGAGCGGCTCCGGCGGCACTGAGCACGTACCCCGCCAGCCCCAGGGCCTTGTGCAGCGGAAACCAGAGATGCCCCTGGCTGCTGTTCAAACTGCTCTCCAGCGCGTCTGCTGCCGGGAAGCGCGGTTGAAAGAGTGCCGTGGCCGTGATCGCCGGGCCCCAGCCCACGTGCAGGCAGCTGTCCATGTTCCACCCCAGGAGCAGCAGATCCCAACCGCCAGGCGCCTGATCCATCAAGTGGCGGAGGCGTTGCGTCCAGTTTGCGGCGAACAGGGCATCGTCTTCAAAGATCAGCAGGGGCTGCCCGCTGCGGCGGCAGTGCATCCATGCCTTGAGATGGCTCAGGGCGCATCCCAGCTGCCCTTTCGGCCAGCTCTGCACGCTCGCGTCGATCAGTCCGCGCGCCATCAGCGTCTCAGCCTGGAGAGCTCGGCCATCGATGGCTTGCAGGCGCGGGATCAGCGCCGCCGGCACCCCACTGCGTTGCCGGAATTGCTCCAGCCTCGTTTGGCTGCGCCCCAGATTGATCACCACCATCGCCGGCAGAGGCGCTGAGGCCATGACCATCCGTTCGCTGCCAGGCAAGCTACAAGCGGCTCTGCCCTTGGCTGTGGATCGCGAACAACCGCTCAGTTGTGCTGCCAATCTCGGAGAGGGGAGGCCAGTGGCGGAGGTGCTGCGCTGCTGGCATGGCCAGGGGCTGGAGGCAGCCCGTTCACACTGGGCAAGCCACCGCCCCAGTAGCCGGCCGCTGAAGCCCCTGGAGCAGGAGCTCGAGCTGAGGCTTGCCGGTGCTCCCGGGCCCAGGCTGCTGCTCGATGGCCTCTGGTTCTGCCGGCCCCTGGGCGGCATCGGCCGGGTGTGGCAGCAGATTCTTGGTTGTTGGTCCCTGCCCGGGCTGATCACGCCCCAGGCACCCCTGTGCCTGATCGATCGTGACAGCCATATGGCTCTCACCAGTCGCTTCGAGGTGATCCAGGCGGCCCCTGCCGATCCCCTGGATTGGGATGGAGTGGCTGAAATCACAACGGCCAATGCGGATCTAGCTCGCCGCTGGCGGGCGCAGGTGTTTCTCTCCAGCTGGATCTCCAGTTGCGGTGATCAACCACTGCCGGCGATTCCTGAGCTGGCCTTGGTGCACGACTGCATCCCGGAGCGCAGCCAGGTGCCGGAGGCTCTTACTGCTCTGCGCCGCCGCTGGTTGCTGGGCGCGCAGGCGCAGCTTGCGGTCTCCGCGGCCACAGCCAATGACATCGAGCAGCTTCTGCAATTGCCCAGGGGTGCAGTGCCCTGGTGTCACCCCGCAGCTGACCCTCTTTTTGCCGCCACGGTGGCTGCGCCAGGCGCCGACCGACTCTGGCACTCTCTGCAGAGCCGCCTTGGCCTGTGGGACGCGTTTGTGCTGCTGCCAGGAACGAGCCGCCTCGGCAGTTATAAAAACCCTGAGTTGGTCGCTCGGGCTGTCGGGGCCCTTCCCACGCTCCAGCTGGTGCTTTGCGGGAAAAGCGCCAAATCCGTCCGTGAGGAGTTGGAACAGGCGAGTCCCGAATTGGTAGGCCGCTGTGTTGATGTGCACTTCACCGAGCCGGAGCTTGCCCTGGCCTACCGCCAGGCTTTGGCCGTGGTGGTGCCCAGTCGTGTGGAGGGATTCGGCCTGCCGGCTCTGGAGGCAGCCGCGGCCGGGGGTGTGGTGATCGTTGCCGATAGCCGCGGCCTGAGGGAGGCGGCCGCTGAGGCTGCACTGCGCGTTCAGGTGGACCAACCCCATCAGCTGGTCAGCCTGCTGCAGGCCTTGCTCGATCCGTCTACGCGCAGCTGGTTGAAGCAGCGTCTGCAGCCACGCTCTCGGCGCCGGCTGCAGCGCTCCAGTCCGGATTTGCTCGGGTTGTCCCTCTTGGCGGCAGCCAGGGCCCTTGCCGCCCGTCGCCAGGGCCTTACCAGCTGATCCCCAGCACCCGATCGAGCCAGTCGAAGGTGGGGGCCAGTTCGGCCTCAAGGCGCCGCTTCACCTCGGCAGGCACCTGCTTGGCTTCGCCTTCGCCGCTGTTGGCTTTGGGCACGGGCGTGGACGCTGCAAAAGAGTCGATGTTCAGGAACGCACTGAGCCGATCGAGGGTGGCCCGGTCACCCGCAAACAGATCGTCGCTGCGCAACACCAGCACCCTCTGCTCCCCAAAGAGGCGGAAATAACGCGTGAGCTGCTGCTCGTAGCGGCTGCGGGCCAGATAACTGTGCTCCTGGTAGCTCAGATGGGTTCCACCGGGTTGACGGATCACCTCCAGAGCTCCCTGGAGCCGTTCAGGCTCTGCTGCCAGGGCGTCCTCCAGCGGCAGGGTCTCGAGATTCCACCGGCAGGAATGAAAATATTGCGAGAGCGTTCGTTCCACCGGATGGCGCAGCAGCGCAATGATCTTCATGTCGGGCCTGAGGGCATGGATGCGTGAAGGCACGGCCTCATGGAACAGGTAATAAGGCGTGATCTCCCCCCTCAGCAGTCCGGCTGGTGCGTTGGCGAACTGCTGCCGGTACCAGGCCTCTCCACGGTCGTAGAACTTGGTGAAGTAGTGAATTTCTTTGTTCTCAGGGAGATAGATCTCCGGGTGGCTTTTCAGCAGCTGATAAAGGGTGGTGGTTCCCCCTTTCTGCGTTCCCACCCCCAGGAAGTGAGGCCTTGGTTCACGCTCTCGCAGGCCCAGTTGTCCCCGGGTTCGCCGCCACTGCCGCAAGCCCGCGCTGGAGAGCCGCTGCAAGCTCGACGGGGAGGAGGACGGGTCCATCAGGATCCAAGGCCAACCAAGGCCTTCAGTTTGCGCTTCACTTTGCCGCCCAAACGCTTGGCTTTGCCGGCGGCGCGTCGCCAAAGTGGTGGTCGTGGCTCCGCTGCTGCAAGCGGCTCAGCGACGGCCTCAGCAGCGGGTTCCTGAGAGGGGAGCGGCGACAGCCGCCGGGGCAAGCGCTCATGGAAGGCTTGCCAGCTCTGTTGAATGCGCCAGCTCTCCACCGCACTGGCGAGCTGATAGTCCTCAGACCCGGTTTGTCTGGCCATCAGCGCGGCCTGCAGATGGCCGCGCAGGCTGGGGGCGTCTGCGGCGCTGAGCCAGCGACGATCCTGCGCTCGCACCAGCTCGGCACTGCCACCCACGTCGGTCACCACCATCGTCAGTCCACTGTCCAGCAACTCCTCCACCACGCAGGGACTGTTCTCGATCAGCGAGGGGATCACCACCACGGCCTGCAGCTCCATCAGGCGCTGCAGTGCCGCATCACGCAGCAGACCCTGCTCATGTTGTGTGGCGATCCCGATGCCCTGCAGCTGGTCTCGCACCAGCTGGCTTCCCCATAACGGCTCTCCGTTGGCTTGCAATCCCACCACGCAATCCGTGCCGAGGAAGAGAACGCGCTCGGGTGCAGGCTCCAAGCCTTGCAAGGCAGCGAGAAACAATGTCAGCCCTTTGCGCTGCTCCATCCGGCCGAAATACACGCAATCCACCCGTTCACCCTTAGGCGTCTGCTTGGCGTCGGTGGCTTGCAGCCGTTGCGGTAGAGGGCAATTGCGATTCACCACCAGGTGTGCTGGCCTGGCGCCGTGGAGCAGATGCTCACTCACCCAGTGAGCCATCGCCTGAGACGGGGAAACGAGCCAATCGGCTTGCTGCAGCCCGTCTACTTCCAGGGCGCGCACAAGCCCCTCATCAAACAGCTGGCTTTCGTCCGCCAGCAACGCGCCGGCGTCGTCTCGGGGCCAGGGATTCCCGCTCCTGGCCCAGGCACTGGGGCCATGCAGCCCAACCACCAACTGCGGTGGATGGGGCTGGAGAGCCTCTTTCAGCCCGCTCGCGAGTCCCAACCAGTCATGCAGGTGCACCACATCACTGTTGTGATTCCTGAGCCAAGCGGCCACCTGTCTCACCAGCTCCAGGCGGCTGCAGCCGCTGCTGTCCAGTCGATGCACGCCAACACCTTTGAGTTCTGGCCCGTCGACGCTGCTGCCCGGTTGCACCAGCAACACATCAACCCGATGACCGGCTGCACGCAAGGTCTCGGCCAGTTCGCGCAGGGCTGAGCCAATCCCACCTCCACCGCCCCAGCCCTGCAGCTCACTGGTCACGATGGTGACGTCCACTTTGGGCAGGAGCGTCTGCTCTCCTTGAAGCACGCTGTTCAGTTCCAGAGGCGCCGTGCCCTGAGCTGCTGCTTGGCTCAGGCTGTCGGCGAGGAGGGGAGGGAGGTTGTGGCTGCCCCCGCCTTGGTGTTCGAGGCATTGACGCAGGGCCTGAGTGGCCGGATGCAGGTCGGCCTGAGGCGCTCCAGGATCGTTCGGGCGATCGCAGGCCATGCCCAGGGGCTCTGTGGGCAGTGATCGGTCCACGCGTTGCGCCAGTGCGCTTTGCAAGGTCTCGGCGAGGGGCCACTGCAGCCAAGTGCAAAGCCGGCCGATTTCCTCAGCAGGCTGGCTCATCAGCCGCTCGAAGCTGGTGAAGGCGCTGGCTCCATCTGGCACCTGCTGCACTGCAGCAAGACACTGGGCATAGGTGCGTTGCCAGAGCGCTTCGGCCCAGAGAGGCGGCACCTGCCCCTTGCTGCTGAAGGAACGGATGTTGCTGGTCGGATCGCGGTGCACCACCAGAGGACAGGGTTGGATGCTGAGAGCCTGCAGAACTTCAAGCCAGTCCTCCACCAGAATGGCGCTGCGAGGATCTTTCACCAGCCAGAGCGGGCTGTGTTGGAACCGCGAAGGCAGCAGCGATGCCAGGGCGTTCCGGAAGTGCTCCCGCGCAGGATGCTCCCGTTCCGGCAGCTGGAAGGCACTGCGGTAACTACTCCAGTGCCGTTGCAGGTCGAGCAGGCAGCGGTCTTGGAGCTGCACGATCGAATCGTCTTCGAAATAGTCGTAACGGGGGCGGCGGTCTTCAGGAATGCGATCGCGCAGCAGCAAATCCGGCCCCAGGGGCAGCCCAGCGGCGTGCATCAGATTGCCGAGCAGGCTGGTGCCGCTGTTGTGCATGCCCAGAACCAGCACACAGCGTTTCTCGGTTGCTTGCAGCACGCCAGTTAGAACCGCATTATTCGCCGCTGCATGCTGGCATCAGACTGCGGCTCAGCGGTCATGCGCGATAACGTCGCGCCGACCTCGGTTGGCTGGGCCTGTGTCCGATCCTGCGCTGCTGCTGCTCGTGGGCATGCCGCAATGGACGCGCTTGCCACTCCTCCCCCTGCTGGGGAGTCTCGACTCCGTTGGCATGGTGCGCAACGGTGTTGCCGAAGCCGAGTCGCGCCTCCTGGCGGATCTGGAGCTGCGTTGGCCGGCATCAGGCCACAGCAGTGCCTTGCCTCCAGGCTGGAGGGAGCACCCTGCCACCTCGGCGGCGCGCCTTGATCTGCAAACAGAGTTGGCAGCGGCGTTGGCAGCACCGACGCAAGTTCTGGTGATCGACCATCTCTGCGATGGACGTTTGGTTCCGTTCTGGAGGGACCTGGCCCAAGAGCTCGGTGTTGCGCTGCACCTGCAGATTTGTCTGAGCGATCCGGCGACAATCGCCTCATCCCAGGCCCAGCAGCTCTGGTGGCGGCACAACCTCGAGGCCATTCACGCCGCGCGCAGCGCTGCCCTCCCGCTCTCGCTCATCGATGCAACGTCGGTGGGCGATCGTCCTGTGGCCTGGCTGGAGCGTTGGCTTCAGGCCTTGCCAGGGGTCTCCCCGGGGGCCGTTCAGCGCCAAGGGCTGCTGGCCCTCCTGAACCAGACTTTGAACCGTGATGGCGAGGCCTCCGAGCTCCCGGCCACGCACCCCCAACTGAAACAGCTCCATCAACGGCTGCTGCGCCAGCCCTTGCCCCATCGCCTTCCGGCTTCAGACCTGCCCAGCAGGCTGGCGGAGGCTCTGGCTCTGGGCATCGAGCGGCCGTCAGCAGCAGACCCTCGGGCCTGGAGCGACTGGTTGGACTGTTATCGCTCCTGTTCGGCGCCACGGGCCCATGCCGTGCCCCCGTTAGCCCCGGATCCTGTGCTGCACGTGTGTGGTCCTGCATGGCAGGAGCTCGAGCCCCATCAATGGCTGCAACGCGCCCCGCTGCAGGATCTCGGAGGCAGGCGCATCGATCCGCAGCGTTGTGGGCTCCACAGGATCAGCCTCTGCCCCGATCCCGCTGCGAAGGGGCCCCTGGAGCGAATCGCCCTCAACTTGGAGTTGCCGCCGCCGGAGCGGGCCCAGCACTGGTTGGAGCACCTGCGCGCCCAGCAGCTGATTCTTGATCCCGAACCAGCCCGGGTGCTGCTACTCCGCAATCTGGGACTGCCGGCTTGGTGGCTGGATCCACACGCACCGACCAATGGCTGGTTGCAGCAGCCGTTGGCATCCATGGCGTCTGCCTGGGCCCAGCAACTGGGCATGGCCCCACCGGAGCCGGGAGCTTTGGTCGTGCTGGGTGCCGCAGGCCGGGAGTTCGAGCAGGCCCTCACCCAGGAATCCAGAACTGGCACCTTGCTGTTGCCACGCATTCAGTACTGGCCGGGTTGGCCAGAGCTGGTGGTGTCCGATGCGGTGGCTGGCCTGGCTCGGGCCGGCTGGCTCAGCGCTGCATCCCAGGAGGCAGCCCAGGTGCTGCAGGCCGGGGATCTTTCCGCGTCTGTGACGCCTGCTGATCTGCGGGCACTCCAGGCTGGACGTCCGTTGCGGGTGTTGGCCGAAGACCGCCCCTCTCCACCCACGCAGGAGTTGTTTGCCTGGGGCAATGGCACCAGCCCAACCGCCGCGGTGGTGGTGAGCTTGTTTAATTACGCCGATCGCATCAGTGAGGCGCTTGACAGCGTCGTTGCGCAAACGGCTGCAGGGCTCGAACTGATCGTGGTGGATGACGCCTCCAGCGATGCCGGAGCCGAACAGGTGAAGGGCTGGATGGAGCGCTGTTTGGCCCACGCGGATCACCCGTTTGTGCGCCTGCTGCTGCTGAGCCATACCCGCAATGCCGGCCTGGCAGCGGCCCGTAATACGGCCTTTGCAGCGGCTCAGAGCCCCTGGTGCTTCGTGCTGGATGCCGACAATGCCCTCTATCCCCGGGCCGTGGAGGCCTGTCTGCAGCTGGCAGGCACGGGTGATGGGCAGCTGGCGGTGGTGCATCCGTTGCTGGCCGTGGAGGTTGAAGCTGGCCGGCCGGATGATCAGCGCAGCTTGGTAAGCACAGCCAGCTGGCAGCGATCCCGCCTGCTTGGCGGCAATGTGGTGGATGCGATGGCTCTGGTGCGCCGCACGGCCTGGCTTGCCGTCGGTGGCTACACCCACATCCAGGGTGGTTGGGAGGATTTCGACTTCTGGTGCAAGTTGCTGGATGCCTGTTTTTATGGACTTCAGTGCCCTGAAGTGTTGGCGGTGTACCGCAGCCACGCCGACTCCATGAGCCACACCGCCACCAACCGCTCCTGGAGAGCGCTCTCGCGCACGCTCCAGGATCGACATCCCTGGCTGGATTTGCCGCTGGCGACGCCTTGACCCGGCCATGAACGATGTGCTGTTCATCAGCCTCGATTCCTGTCGCTACGACACGTTTCGAGCGTCGTATCGCAGGGGTGCGCTCCCCCACCTGGCGTCTCTGGGGCCGCTGCACAAGGCGATGGCTCCGAGTCATTTCACCTACGGCAGTCATGCGGCGTTCTGGATGGGCTTCACCCCAGGCGTTCAAGGGAGTTCAGCGCCTCTGCTCAATCCCAAGGTGCTCAAGTTGTTTCGCCTGGGCCATGGGCAGCGCCAGCAGGATCAGGGTGACGACGCCCTGGGCTTTGCACTGGAAGGCGCCAATGTGATCGATGGGTTCCGGCGCAAGGGGTACAGCACGATCGGCAGTGGTGCGGTGGGCTGGTTCGACACCGCAACAGCCACCGGTTCCGTGTTGGCCCAACCGTTTGACCGGTTTCAGTTCGCCGGTGACTGCTGGAGTCTGCACAGGCAATTGGCTTGGATCAATGATCGCTTGCAGGAGCTG
The sequence above is a segment of the Synechococcus sp. PROS-7-1 genome. Coding sequences within it:
- a CDS encoding glycosyltransferase family 25 protein → MASAPLPAMVVINLGRSQTRLEQFRQRSGVPAALIPRLQAIDGRALQAETLMARGLIDASVQSWPKGQLGCALSHLKAWMHCRRSGQPLLIFEDDALFAANWTQRLRHLMDQAPGGWDLLLLGWNMDSCLHVGWGPAITATALFQPRFPAADALESSLNSSQGHLWFPLHKALGLAGYVLSAAGAARLLSWSLPLRTLPIEAPDLPSRPCFSLDGQLNSLYPQIAAHVCVPPLVLGANDKPRSLTSR
- a CDS encoding glycosyl transferase family 90, whose product is MPVWDPLGPDRFLRELQGLSRREAAVACWQREHNAFASVLSGPDTCLQLQRCADGGVQLLKPPAMAAMALSRRQPLLQLLAMAEALGLPAQGQTLGLQLHDEQPRHARLLHFDAAFARSAPSFGGVPDPYCLASRGFLLLRQAWRHTPLPPWSQRHDRVIWRGSSTGLPALDRHRLLQLPRYRLCRRLQQLEGCDARFTAVVQAASSQADHDLRQELQADGLLTERLAPEQLAAHRWLLDIDGNVNSWGLLWKLLSGSCVLRVQSARGQWFHHRLRAYEHLVPIRADLSDLEVCIDWCRSHPRACAAIAAAGQRLAIQVLEELGADLLTALRWAAAAPAA
- a CDS encoding glycosyltransferase, which codes for MTIRSLPGKLQAALPLAVDREQPLSCAANLGEGRPVAEVLRCWHGQGLEAARSHWASHRPSSRPLKPLEQELELRLAGAPGPRLLLDGLWFCRPLGGIGRVWQQILGCWSLPGLITPQAPLCLIDRDSHMALTSRFEVIQAAPADPLDWDGVAEITTANADLARRWRAQVFLSSWISSCGDQPLPAIPELALVHDCIPERSQVPEALTALRRRWLLGAQAQLAVSAATANDIEQLLQLPRGAVPWCHPAADPLFAATVAAPGADRLWHSLQSRLGLWDAFVLLPGTSRLGSYKNPELVARAVGALPTLQLVLCGKSAKSVREELEQASPELVGRCVDVHFTEPELALAYRQALAVVVPSRVEGFGLPALEAAAAGGVVIVADSRGLREAAAEAALRVQVDQPHQLVSLLQALLDPSTRSWLKQRLQPRSRRRLQRSSPDLLGLSLLAAARALAARRQGLTS
- a CDS encoding sulfatase-like hydrolase/transferase, coding for MNDVLFISLDSCRYDTFRASYRRGALPHLASLGPLHKAMAPSHFTYGSHAAFWMGFTPGVQGSSAPLLNPKVLKLFRLGHGQRQQDQGDDALGFALEGANVIDGFRRKGYSTIGSGAVGWFDTATATGSVLAQPFDRFQFAGDCWSLHRQLAWINDRLQELPPDQPCFLFLNVGETHLPYWHEGADWPRWPSPCEPFGGSSCSARQSRRRQRACLEWVDQQLAPLLQRFSAGTVMVCADHGDCWGENGLWAHGISHPATLTVPLILRVRGEPVHA
- a CDS encoding glycosyltransferase, with protein sequence MRAASVRPILYYVDHTCRFPHNSGIQRCVRSIARALIHAGQPLIPVIWNRNSQRLAEPGPAALKHLAAWNGPEVTSWSRWTTETPPPQWLLVTELVRGANNPSREALLKACRPLPLADAWLFHDAIPLRQSQLYGPAAQRVAAEHGAFMHQLGQARVVFCNSQQSHHELSDFLEQNGGKPASHLHTLVLAERFGAERSAPITRKPASAPLELLCVSTLEPRKNHAGLLKALAWLHSQGVRHWRLTLVGWPAEPAIQRLLDRSLQRGLPLRWFDRVTDAQLLALYEHCDFTVFPSLEEGFGLPVAESLWHRRPCVCSGSGALGERAAGGGCETVDPQQWPSLAAGLMRLLTDPQRRGQLEHELEQRHFRSWSDVAQELLHRLKQLEPPPPNAGQ
- a CDS encoding glycosyltransferase produces the protein MLQATEKRCVLVLGMHNSGTSLLGNLMHAAGLPLGPDLLLRDRIPEDRRPRYDYFEDDSIVQLQDRCLLDLQRHWSSYRSAFQLPEREHPAREHFRNALASLLPSRFQHSPLWLVKDPRSAILVEDWLEVLQALSIQPCPLVVHRDPTSNIRSFSSKGQVPPLWAEALWQRTYAQCLAAVQQVPDGASAFTSFERLMSQPAEEIGRLCTWLQWPLAETLQSALAQRVDRSLPTEPLGMACDRPNDPGAPQADLHPATQALRQCLEHQGGGSHNLPPLLADSLSQAAAQGTAPLELNSVLQGEQTLLPKVDVTIVTSELQGWGGGGGIGSALRELAETLRAAGHRVDVLLVQPGSSVDGPELKGVGVHRLDSSGCSRLELVRQVAAWLRNHNSDVVHLHDWLGLASGLKEALQPHPPQLVVGLHGPSAWARSGNPWPRDDAGALLADESQLFDEGLVRALEVDGLQQADWLVSPSQAMAHWVSEHLLHGARPAHLVVNRNCPLPQRLQATDAKQTPKGERVDCVYFGRMEQRKGLTLFLAALQGLEPAPERVLFLGTDCVVGLQANGEPLWGSQLVRDQLQGIGIATQHEQGLLRDAALQRLMELQAVVVIPSLIENSPCVVEELLDSGLTMVVTDVGGSAELVRAQDRRWLSAADAPSLRGHLQAALMARQTGSEDYQLASAVESWRIQQSWQAFHERLPRRLSPLPSQEPAAEAVAEPLAAAEPRPPLWRRAAGKAKRLGGKVKRKLKALVGLGS
- a CDS encoding glycosyltransferase family A protein, yielding MSDPALLLLVGMPQWTRLPLLPLLGSLDSVGMVRNGVAEAESRLLADLELRWPASGHSSALPPGWREHPATSAARLDLQTELAAALAAPTQVLVIDHLCDGRLVPFWRDLAQELGVALHLQICLSDPATIASSQAQQLWWRHNLEAIHAARSAALPLSLIDATSVGDRPVAWLERWLQALPGVSPGAVQRQGLLALLNQTLNRDGEASELPATHPQLKQLHQRLLRQPLPHRLPASDLPSRLAEALALGIERPSAADPRAWSDWLDCYRSCSAPRAHAVPPLAPDPVLHVCGPAWQELEPHQWLQRAPLQDLGGRRIDPQRCGLHRISLCPDPAAKGPLERIALNLELPPPERAQHWLEHLRAQQLILDPEPARVLLLRNLGLPAWWLDPHAPTNGWLQQPLASMASAWAQQLGMAPPEPGALVVLGAAGREFEQALTQESRTGTLLLPRIQYWPGWPELVVSDAVAGLARAGWLSAASQEAAQVLQAGDLSASVTPADLRALQAGRPLRVLAEDRPSPPTQELFAWGNGTSPTAAVVVSLFNYADRISEALDSVVAQTAAGLELIVVDDASSDAGAEQVKGWMERCLAHADHPFVRLLLLSHTRNAGLAAARNTAFAAAQSPWCFVLDADNALYPRAVEACLQLAGTGDGQLAVVHPLLAVEVEAGRPDDQRSLVSTASWQRSRLLGGNVVDAMALVRRTAWLAVGGYTHIQGGWEDFDFWCKLLDACFYGLQCPEVLAVYRSHADSMSHTATNRSWRALSRTLQDRHPWLDLPLATP
- a CDS encoding sulfotransferase, yielding MDPSSSPSSLQRLSSAGLRQWRRTRGQLGLREREPRPHFLGVGTQKGGTTTLYQLLKSHPEIYLPENKEIHYFTKFYDRGEAWYRQQFANAPAGLLRGEITPYYLFHEAVPSRIHALRPDMKIIALLRHPVERTLSQYFHSCRWNLETLPLEDALAAEPERLQGALEVIRQPGGTHLSYQEHSYLARSRYEQQLTRYFRLFGEQRVLVLRSDDLFAGDRATLDRLSAFLNIDSFAASTPVPKANSGEGEAKQVPAEVKRRLEAELAPTFDWLDRVLGISW